From Hemibagrus wyckioides isolate EC202008001 linkage group LG11, SWU_Hwy_1.0, whole genome shotgun sequence:
CAAGTTTACTGTAAGCAATGAAATCATAATTTGTTGAGAAACGCAACATTTTTATGTGAACTAAATGTAATTGTTGTTCTGTTCGCTGTTCGGGGTTGCCATAGTGGATCATCCGGTCTTTGATGTGGCACAGGTTTTAGGCCGAACGCCCTTCcagacacaaccctcccattttatccagctTGGGACCAGTGCTAAGAATTAGCCCCTCCGTGGCTAGATTGGTTACCtgcctgggattcaaacctggCTGTGGCAGTGAGAGCGCCATATCCTGCTGCAGGACCACCATGGACATGTGAactatatgtaatatttttacttAAACCTGACTGATCAGACATTCTTTTGTTTCAGTGTAACTGATGCCTGGTGTTTTTAGATTGTTAATTGCTTTTGTCAAACCTTAGCATTCCATAAGCCAGGGTGGAGCGCAGAGTAGTGGGACCAAAGTGAGTAATGTTTCTTCTGTGTAGACTCTCCTCTGTGAGAGCAATGCCAATCACCACCTCGTTGTTGTGGATATTCAACAGCACCTAACAtataagaaaacaaacagaaaacagactAAAGCCCTGTTGGGGTTGGAATCTGAAGCATGACATCTGTAATAAACTGCTTGCACATCTTTGAGATAAAACGTGTATCCAGATGGTTTAGTTTTAATCAGGGACAAGCGTGTTGGTTTATCTGTAACACCACAAGTGGGGGTAATTTTcgtttattttataaacttcAAGAGAGACAGCTGCTAAGTGATAACAGCAACTGACTTGTCTCATGgatattccacaacattaaatgcaaataaaaataccaaaaataaTTATCTGTCCTTCAGGAATTTTATTAATATGTtatattcatgttttatttattacttaaagaATGCCATAGTCCTGATATTGTgccatatataaaaataaagtaaagctTTATACAGGCTGTAGCTGTCATTATGAAGGCCAATTACATTGATGTGTAGGATTgcactttttccttttattactTCTCTTTTATCCTTCAACAAGCTCCCAGAGAAGACAGAACATGGAAATTTATATGAACCCCAGCTGATAAGTTTTTAGAGGCTTCATGGCATTCCATATTTTTCGATTGTCGGAACGGCAACTAAATACTATGAGAAAAATGAACAGGAAATGTGGGGCAGGTAGTAAGTGTCATATTTCAGAAAATCTGTGTGGGACTGAAATCAGATCATGGCTAATTTCCTCTTCCTTATTTCCTCTTCTCATGGGATGAGAGAGAATAATAAAGACATTACCAATCTGATCAGAAATACAATCACCAAGTATCACCCATGCTAACCTAATCCTGTATGAAACGGTTTTAAATAAATCCTTCAGTAATATCTCAATCATTTCTGTACTCTctaaaatatggattttgaatcattatttacaaataaatataacctTGTAGCTGGTTTTCACACTGGGTGTATTTGTTGTGATCCAAAACCTGAGTGTGATTGATCAGATTTGCTTGATTCTGTCAAACCCTGGTGTTTCACAGCAAATGCACATATGACACACAATATGACTTACATCATTGGCTAAAGCACATACGCaagttactttacttcctgaacaagtgcagactAAGTATGAGTTATGTTCACATTAACAGGAAGCATGGGACAGTTCCAGTGCATCTTCCTACAGGACGTTTCGGACTAAATTGCCAGTGTGAAAGCCTTCTTAGTCACAGAACAAGAAAACTACAGTCTCCAGTGTAATGGATGCACTTTTAGGCTTACTTCCACATCAAACCTGGTCATGTCTGCCTTCCACTGAAAGAACTCTTGCACAGCACCACCAAAGTCCCGAGCTGCATCATTCGAAGTGAAGCTGTGCTTGTCTCCGGCTCTATTACAAGTCACACGGAATTTCAGAGGCTTAGCTTCTGCCTCCTGAATATCGGATTCCTGCTCTCCTTCAGGACCCGGCTCCTGCTCAGTACATGAACTTCCAGGTTTCTCTTTTAGCTCAGATGCATCAGGCTCGGCTTGGGGTTTCTCAGGGTCGGTTGCATTGCTAGGTTTCGCTTTGGGGGCTGCAGCTCCTCTCTTGCggctcctcttcttcttcagagAGTTGTTCATCTTCCAGACCTCCAAGGCATTGTTCCAGGTcaacacaggagcaagctgcTGCAAGTCTAATAAAGCTTCTTCCTATTGAGATAAGCATTCGTCAATGAAGAACACCACATCCTAAGTCATCTTACAcaaattacctttttttttttttttttaacatatgtaTATATCAACTTGCTTTATAGATACAACCACATTTAATATTATCACAATCATGAAACACTCACCTTTGTTTCTTTGAACTGATAATTGTCATAATGTTTAACCACGACAAACAGATTATCCACAGACTTTAAATGGTGcacctaaaaaaaataaaacacagcacatTCCTTTGTGTTGAGTGGCTTTGTTGAAGTTtaaacaaaagtaaaataatcTTTGCCTATTATATCATCATCTCATTAATAAACAGCTATTCTGGAAACTACTTGTTAGTATTTTCACAAAACAGCACTTTAAATTGTATAATATTGTTAGATAAATAGTTTGGTTAATCCTTGATGCCAggttttattacacacacaaaaaggtcAGTACACAAAAACATTCCTGGCATCTGAGATAGCAGATTAATCAAATATGGTCAAATATGAGTCAAATATTACACATAAGGGTTAGTTATGGCAACATTCTGGGACACATATAAGGTGTCTGATGATTCTCTAATTTTACAGTGGAGTGAAAGACTATAAGGATAACAAAGCTAATAAGTACCGGACATCTATCCCACCCAAATTTTTCTGTAATATACACTTTAAATGGCATCCAGTTATTATGAAATGTCAAACAGATGTGTTGATTTAATGCATATATGTAGTCTAACAAAGTTTGCTATCCCTACATATCCCAGTTTGGGATATTTAACCCGCTAAAACCCACTTCCACTGAAAATTGCACCTTTTATACATAGAAACAACAGAATCACCCAAAAACATTGGTTCACCTTGCTGCTCTCCATTTAGAGTGATGATTATCTAATGAAAACATGTTGCAGTTCTTGAACAATTCCCACATAGCTGTAATGCAATGCTTTCATCTTTATCAGTTTAGTGCTCcaaatcatatctcatatctGTATTCATGTTTAAGCCAGATGTGAGTGTGGCCTAGGGTTTTTTGCCCCTCGAAACAACAGAAAACACTGGAACAAAAGCCTCAGCGATACAAATCTCAGCTGTGGATTCTGGCTCTGAGAATTCCTCAACCATTACTCCTTTTCATAATTGGTCTTGATGAGAGAGGTGCACAGGAAAGTGTTtaattctgtatgtgtgttttttgcttttgtttgtatgtgtccTCAGCATTTTCTAATAAACAGTTCTATTTTCCAAAACATATCCATGTCAAAATAATCCTATTGGAATTTCACTTTGTCCTGAAAGATCCTATTAAGCTTTTTTATTGGATCTTATTGGAACTCATATTTTATTGGACACAATGTCTTGTTATTAAAAAGTTATTGGAAATTACAGACTGTGTTTTGGGAGTTTTAAAATCCTAAAAGATCTTCTTTAAAATATACTTccctttcagaaaaaaaatataatatattagtaTTCCTATATTTATGATCGTCTTGTCCTATAAGACAGTTCCTCAATTACTAAAGGAATCCTAAAGGAATGGTTCTGAAAtatgatcatttattattagaatGCTTTaggattttttattaatttattttttaaggaaTAAACAAACTATTAACcagaccaggcagttactaaggactACTCCAAATAGTTTAATATTTGCTAATGTATAATGGGAATGGATTTTGATTTCCAGAATGGAATTGGGTCAGGATTTTTTACTTTACAGAAGGGAATTGGGTCAGGATTTTTACTTTACAGAAGGGAATTGGGTCAGGACTTTTATATTACAGAAGGGAATTGGGTCAGGACTTTTATATTACAGAAGGGAATTGGGTCAGGATTTTTATATTACAGAAGGGAATTGggtcaggatttttattttacagaagggAATTGggtcaggatttttatttttttacagaaggGAATTGggtcaggatttttatttttttacagaaggGAATTGggtcaggatttttattttacagaagggAATTGggtcaggatttttattttacagaagggAATTGGGTCAGgacttttattttacagaagggAATTGggtcaggatttttattttacagaatggAATTGggtcaggatttttattttacagtaaggAATTGGGTCAGGATTTTTATATTACAGAAGGGAATTGGgtcaaaatttttattttacagaagggAATTGggtcaggatttttattttacagaaaggAATTGggtcaggatttttattttacagaagggAATTGGGTCAGGATTTTTATATTACAGAAGGGAATTGgatcaggatttttattttacagaagggAATTGggtcaggatttttattttacagaaaggAATTGggtcaggatttttattttacagaaaggAATTGGgtcaggattttttattttacagaagggAATTGggtcaggatttttattttacagaagggAATTGggtcaggatttttattttacagaagggAATTGggtcaggatttttattttacagaagggAATTGggtcaggatttttattttacagaagggAATTGggtcaggatttttattttacagaagggAATTGggtcaggatttttattttacagaagggAATTGggtcaggatttttattttacagaagggAATTGggtcaggatttttattttacagaagggAATTGGGTCaggattattattttacagaagGGAATTGggtcaggatttttattttacagaaaggAATTGggtcaggatttttattttacagaagggAATTGGgtcaaaatttttattttacagaagggAATTGggtcaggatttttattttacagaaaggAATTGggtcaggatttttattttacagaagggAATTGGGTCAGGATTTTTATATTACAGAAGGGAATTGgatcaggatttttattttacagaagggAATTGggtcaggatttttattttacagaaaggAATTGggtcaggatttttattttacagaagggAATTGggtcaggatttttattttacagaagggAATTGggtcaggatttttattttacagaagggAATTGGGTCaggattattattttacagaagGGAATTGggtcaggatttttattttacagaagggAACTGggtcaggatttttattttacagaagggAATTGGGTCaggattattattttacagaagGGAATTGggtcaggatttttattttacagaaaggAATTGggtcaggatttttattttacagaagggAATTGGGTCAGgacttttattttacagaagggAATTGGGTCAGGATTTTAGTTTTACAGAAGGGAATTGggtcaggatttttattttacagtaaggAATTGggtcaggatttttattttacagaagggAATTGggtcaggatttttattttacagtaaggAATTGGgtcaggattttttattttacagaagggAATTGggtcaggatttttattttacagaagggAATTGggtcaggatttttattttacagtaaggAATTGGGTCTGGATTACTGGAAAGGAAAAAGTGCCACGAACCTGCAGAACTCGTACTGTAGCTGTGAAACACTAACCTTATGCAGATGATCCGTAGTTATTTCGAAATAAATTCTGCCTCGGTCTTTGCTAACTCTGGCAGTGGCTCCTATTTTTTCCTGCACTTCCTCAGCTGCAGTGTGTTCAAAGCCTGTGGGAACAGTAGCTCCTATAGTGACAGTGAGGGACTGGAGCAGCTCATGtccctcatccacacacactcctgccaTTTCTGTCCTGCGGAATAGAGGATGTGATCGGTCAGTAGATGGCAAAGCAGCATTTCTGTCTGTGTACTGATATTCCTTTTATTACACCGACAACTAGCGGCATCTCAGAGACAGATATTAGCGTGTAATGATGGACTACATTCATTCTGCACTACACTTTAATATCTAACAGCTAACACAACAAGCCATGGCTACTATATGGGGACTTAGCACACTTATTATAGAAATATTCACCACTTCTTCACAAGATGTTTCGATTAAGAAAACGGACCAAGAGTAAGATATTAAACGTAACAAACTGCCTATAAACaaatttacaataaattcaAACAGTCACAAAATCTACCGGCTACAACGTGCTTTAAAGCTGAACTCGTCATTCAAAACTTCCGGGTTTAGTGAACTTCATGAAGCCCCTCACATGGAGTCAGGCGGAAAACACGAGCTGTTTCCGGGtgtatgtttaataaaaatataagagtaTAAGAAACCTAGAAACTTCATTTTTGGATCTGAgcaaagaaattaaatattttgaggaacatatttaaataataataataataataataataataatatgtgcgATTTTATGTATTTTCACACATatgatttacttatttatgcCATAATAACATCATATGAAAGTTATAAATTAAAAGCTTTTCAGGGATATGAGACATGACGTGATTGGGTCAAGTGGCTGAAGCTGAAGCCGAAGCCAGCTTTTTAAAGTTGATAATTTTCAGATAATGTTGTGGTTGTAGGTGTacaaatatacaatacaataaacacaTTGCTTTATTACTATAATTTAAGAGTAGACATTATAGATCTATcttaaaatctgaaaaatatcTGAGGACTTTTGTAGTGTCTcacattaaattaattaaacaccATTTTCCATCTGTCTGTAGTAGAATTGTTAAAATatatcagaacacacacacacacacactgacagatttcacacactgacaccaatTTTACACAGTGACTCAAAATTTAGTGTAATTTAGCCTGAATAATTCTATAGCAAGTAGCAAGATCCTATTCAATtaaaattttcaattcaatttgagAATTGaatagagaaagaaacaaagagaaagaaaaaaataaaaataaattaaaaagtttaaagttaagttactattttatccctaatgagcaaacctgagacaacagtggcaaggaaaaactccctgagatgatatgaggatgaaaccttgagaggaactcacactcagaagggaactcatcctcatttgggtgacactggacagtaaataatgtaaataatgtcctttctataacagcaactaAGATCTCtcgaggaactaataggtcagtgtagttacttcgttcattatagacttattTTATAGATTTTGTATAATAtcatatggccaaaagtttgtgaacACCAAACCACCACAGGTTGTTCTCCAAACCATTggcacaaagttggaagcacacaaatGTATAGAATGACTTTGTACATTTTAACATTGCATTTTAACAATTTCTAATACCTGGAATTAAGAGGCCCAAACATATTTCAGTCTGACAAATCCCATGTGTACAAAGTAAGCTCCATGAGGCCATGCTTTGCCACAATCGGTGTGGATGAACTTAAGTAGCATGCAAAaaaaagtcctgacctcaaccccagtgaACACCTTTGCATTGAACTGCTCTGGACTGGACTGCACACAAATCTTCCTCATCTAGCATCAATGCATTAATACTCTTGTGGCTAAAAGCGCACAAATTCCCGTAGCCACACATCACACTTTactggaaagccttcacagaagagtgggGCATTAAATCTGAAACAGGATGTTCAAAAAGTTCATATCGTATAACGTGCCCTATGATGTCTTAATACAGAGCGCGTGCTcagggacttttattttgaaacactGAGCTGAGAGACTCGTGTTCTCTCCTTCCGTCAATATTATTACAGTCTGCTACACATTGACGATCATGGGCACTAACAAGCGAATCGAGTGTGTATTCTTTAGTGAATTTCATCCAACACTTGGACCTAAAATTACCTATCAGGTGAGGAGATGCCCGTGCATGTAAAAAGAGTGCAGAAGGAATGAATGTGGTGGTCTGCTGAACAGACTTGTgctgtcagtgtgtttacacGGACTGGGTCAGTGAGGTTAAATGGTGTCTTTTTCTTACTTTCTAACTGCAGGTTCCTGAAGAATATATATCAAGGGAGTTGTTTGATACAGTGCAGGTATACATTATCACCAAACCCGAGCTACAGAATAAACTCATTACAGTGTATGTATTCAACTTTTCCAGTTTTTGCTGTCATAGGGGCTGCTGATTTGTTTTCTAACACTGGGTTTCAGTATTCAGCAAGATCAAGGCATAAGACAAGAATAAGACAACGAAGAGTGAtgctgtaggaaaataatcagtggaGTGGTGTGACACCATTATCACTCCtaagatgattattttccaataacagcacatcccttAGTGTTTTATATCACTTACAGCACAGCAGTTTGTTTACAACACCTTGTATTTGTTTACAGTCATGTGGACACATCCATGAAACAacttagttcctgttatcacttctGCTATTGCAGCTGTAAACCGTTCtcctccctttttctctctctggaaGTGAATAAGACAAAACACAGATCGtcattttacagagaaacagaagaGAGCAAAGTAGCATGACCTGAAGACTCAAAAGTTACAAAGCTCTCACACTGGAGATAAACTTAAAGACTATATCAAAATACCATATCAGTTTTCCACGTTTTTGTGATTTTATGTCAACTGTTTCCCATACAAGATCCTGTGTAAGCTATTACTATAAAACTGATAACAGATTAgacagtccctccaggatttcaagATGATTTGTGATTGTTGCGGCCAAAAATGCACGATATTGCAGCAGCTTGTTTCAAAATTTGTGATGCAacttgggattttttttttgtgtgttagtttcTATGATACTCATGTTGATGCACTTGAATCAAAGAAGGCTGAATGTCTGTTGTTATTACGTCACGACACATCCCAGATCTGTTGTAATCACAGATGATATGATTGATTTCTGTGattgaaaaaaacatgaaatccAGGAAAGACTGAACAGAATAAGCATAGTTACAGTAGCTGGATGCATGCATTACTAGAAAACTAATCAGTCAGCTTCTgttcagcagtgctgtggtataaatgtctgtaaataacatgcattacatgttatttgtgtatttgtgaaaacatttgttGTCTCCGACCTTTCTAGGACTGCAATGGATAAGAAGCTAATTGGATGTCCGGTGTGCATTGAGCATAAAAAATACAGTCGTAATGCCTTACTCTTCAACTTGGGTTTTGTGTGTGATGCTCAGTCGAAGACATGTGCCCTTGAGCCCATAGTGAAGAAACTctcacaatacctcacaactcTGGAGGTGAAGTTTCATTTTGAAAACAGTTGACAGTGTTAACGTTAAAGTGCTGAATGGAATTAAGTACACAgtgtgttaatgtagctttCTCTTTATTAGCTGGAGAGTGGCTTTATTTCAAATGAGGATAGTAAACAGAAGCTGTTGCCCATCATGTCGACATTACTCGAGGAGCTCAATGCTACAGGAGCCTGCACTCTCCCTATTGGTGTGTATAACACTCTCTGTTATGAACACACTGAATTTATGCAGAATCTCTGTTTTATGCTGAAATATTTGTCATCATTGCTAAAACTCTAGATAGTATTATTGTTGCTTTTCACAAGTAATAAGCCGCAAGTCCTTAAATACCAAGCTAGTCATAACCTCTTCACTTGACCCTGGGCTATCACTATTCTAAACCACACTTTTAAGCCTGTGTAGAGAAATGTTTCACACTGGTAATTTATAATCTGtgtcattgcttttttttttttttttacccgtGGTTATCAATCTCTGCTCTGAAGCTTTTGCAGTGTTAACTCCACATTGAGGTGTCAGACATGTACAGTATGAAACGATGTGGGGTTAGAACCTTATGGCTAGATGTCCAAGCAGAAACAGTATGTGAGTTATCACCTATAAATCTGTACATAGCATAATAAAATAACTGAGAATCAACGAACACCTGGCCAAATACATCACAAATTTAAAAAGCCCAAACAAAAttagaaagctgtgaaagatactAATAACTGCTCAGGTGCAGAACAGCggacttgtttttcttttctcactgATATGGAAGTGTGTGACAGGCTGTTATTTAGAGTAGTCACATGCTGTATTTCTTTACTCAAGGTTGTCGACAGTGCAAAAATGCAAATAAGAAGGTTAAGCCAGGGTTTAGGAAcctacagtgtgaaacatcagattatgaaTACACAGGATTAATTGTTGGTTAAGTGTGCGCAGTGTGAACCGTGAAACAAAATAATTCAGGATTCTGTTCACACAGGGTTTAGATTTCCTACAGTTAACattttcaagtgtgaaaagctcttatgttgttttgtctgtttaacAGATGAGTCAAATACAATTCACTTGAAGCTGATTGAGCAGAGGAAAGACCCCATCATCGTGCAGGAGTATGACGTTCCGGTCTTCACTCAAACCAAGGAACGTTATATCAAATCTCAGTGGGATCTCaccacacagcaggtttacatgttttttttttcagaaatgatTTGAAACAGTAAGGAAAGTAATGGTGAAAATGATGGTGATATAAACACATATTAAACCTGAATGTTTCTGCTGTATGATAATGATGTGGGTCTCACAGTTCAGTAGATCATTGGGTCAGTTTTATGAGTTGATCATGTAAATGATTAGGACAGTATTACTGATATGGCTCCTTATGCAGAACTCATACCGTTGCTGTTATGTCACTGGACTTTGTTGTAGATTCTGCCTTACATCGATGGATATCGACACATACAGAAGATTTCAGCTGAAGCTGATGTTGAGCTGAACTTGGTACGAATCGCCATACAGAACTTACTGTGAGTACTTCCCTGTTGATCAGCAAACCCAAAATTAGACACATTATGTTTTTCTAAAATTCctaagcagaaaaaaaacactttcttttACAGGTATTATGGAGTTGTAACACTAGTGTCAATATTTCAGGTGTGTGCCACTgatttataacaatcacagtaATACCCTGCTGGCTGTGTGATTTTTGTGggtatatttttttcatgctAATTCTTATCTATGATTTTTGTAGTATTCTAATGTTTACTGCCCAACACCTAAAGTCCAGAGCCTGATAGATGACAAAGCTGTTCAGGAAGAATGCCTGCATTATGTCAATAAACCTGGTAAGCAGGGGACTATATAAATACGCTTTaattaatcaaattaaaatgaaatgtgtgtttaaacatgCCAGGGTACCCTGTTTGTAAAATTAAAGtgcaaaaatattatattttggtgCATATCATTATGGTTAGCCTTCAGAAGTATTGTGCTGTTACAGTTTTCTGTCGAGTTTTTTTATGTTCATGTTTCATGTTCATGGGATAACCGGATCCACCGCAACTCTGACCAGGAGAAGCGTAGACTAAAGATGATAACACATTCATAGTCTGCAAACTCAGACCTCAGTATTGTGATCTTTTTGTGATCTTTTGTTGTAAAACTCTTGTTGTTTCAGCACTGCACTGATGATGGAATTTTATGTTCACTATGATGACCACTTTGGTTCGTGTTAATGTTGATTGTTGAATGTTCTGATCTGCTGCTCTAGGATTGATGACACAAAAGTCTACTTAAAGTGTAGGATTTGTTAAATTTGGTATTTGGAATAGCCCCTGGTGTTTTAGTCCAGAGTTATATAGGGCTAGAAAATGCAAATTTTCCTCTGTAATACCTATGTCTTTACCAGTCTTTAccagtttatgtgtgtgtgtgtgtgtgtgttatgtggcACTTCAGGACAGCGAGTGAGCCTCCGAGATGTTTTTCAGCTTTATTGTGGTTTAACTCCAGGAACTACAGTGCGTGACTTGTGTTCCCGTTACGCTCAGCAACTACAGCGGGTAGATGAGAGGTGAGCGTTTCTTTTGTTCCTTTATTTGCACATGTACTAATTGTGCAGTCATTCAGGTTAAAGGGTTTGTATtgattaaatgaaaaattttgATTTATGCTGCCTTGCTATGCGATTGGAATTTTCCTTCTTCCCACTTCTGAAGTGGTAATTACAAGTATGTTGTTTTCACACAATTTGACTAATTGGAATTATGGTCAAATCTCAATTAgagttaaagaaaaacaataagtTCACATAACTGTACCCTCCTCTGCCATGTTGAAAGGGTAGGACTCgtctcatctcacacactcagtatcaAAATGATCTCCGAGTTTCCCAGTCGTAATTACAACTTGAGGAGGCAATTATGTGCAGTTTCCCAGCAGGAAACTCGTACTTAAGATATTGTCATAGCCTGTGAAGTCAGCATTAAAGAGACTAGTACTACACAGTTTCTTACTAATCCTGGAACCTGTCATTCTTCAGTCAGTTTGCTGTATAACTGTCTAATTATGGTTTTGTGCattaccttttttttccttacttAAGCAAAATCTGATTAGTAGATGAATAATGACAGTTGATTCGTTTGGGTCTTGACACATATTTACTTTAGATTTAGTGAAAGTTAACAGCCATTCATGAATGCTTATGCTTTATATATTGTAGAAAGCTGATCCAGTTTGGTTTAATGAAGGGCCTGATTCGCCGGTTGCAGAAATATCCAGTTAAAGTCGTTCGAGACGAGAGGAGTCGTCCTCCAAAACTTTATACTGGTTGCCACAGTTATGATGAGATCTGCTGCAAAACTGGTAAGTGCTTCTGTTGTTTTCCTGACATAAAATGCAGTAAAGTTTAAAGATCAGGAAATACAGATCTTTGTTTTTGTCCATGTTTGCAGGAATGAGTTACAAGGAGTTGGATGAGCGATTAGAAAATGACCCTAATATTGTCATCTGCTGGAAGTGAAATAAGTCATATGAAATATGGTATTGTGGAGTAAGTTATGTGATGAAGTGGACCAGCAGCTGCAGTAAGTGGAAGTCAGTGGGACCACAGCGTGACATAAACTCGGGTCCTGACACAAAATACAAGAACGCATATAGTCAGgaccagaattattggcactctTGGAAAAGATGGGCAAAAGAACAGGTTCTGGAGGGAAtttcttttttgtcatttattaacTTACACTGAAATCTGAGAGAAATGCCTTTAAAATATACTGTGTTTAACAAAACCACAACTAGTGGTAccccatgattttttttaaagtttaccCAAGAGTTTAGGAACaaaatttttaaatgtttgttaaaaacagaaacttTGTGTACCTTGCTTTAATTTTACCGTGTCTGCAAAAAGAACATATTGCAGTTCATCTTTGGAttcttatatatacacactcactgagcactttattaggaacatctcgGTGACATTGACCATGGCATGGTGGTTGACCCCAGACCAGCTGGTTgaagtattttagaaactgctgatctcctgggattttcacagacAAAAGATTTTAGAGTTTATTCAGAATGCtctgaataataaacaaacaaaacaacaaaaaaaaactcagatAAGTAACAGCTCTGTTTGTGGAAATGTTA
This genomic window contains:
- the thumpd3 gene encoding THUMP domain-containing protein 3 isoform X3; the encoded protein is MAGVCVDEGHELLQSLTVTIGATVPTGFEHTAAEEVQEKIGATARVSKDRGRIYFEITTDHLHKVHHLKSVDNLFVVVKHYDNYQFKETKEEALLDLQQLAPVLTWNNALEVWKMNNSLKKKRSRKRGAAAPKAKPSNATDPEKPQAEPDASELKEKPGSSCTEQEPGPEGEQESDIQEAEAKPLKFRVTCNRAGDKHSFTSNDAARDFGGAVQEFFQWKADMTRFDVEVLLNIHNNEVVIGIALTEESLHRRNITHFGPTTLRSTLAYGMLRLCKPQISDIIVDPMCGSGAIPLEGVIEWSNSFFISGDNNDMAISRTVNNINYIIKKKQDGGSTSPGLSIDTAQWDLCHLPLRTSSVDILTTDMPFGKRMGSRKKNWDLYPSCLREMARVCRPGTGRAVLLTQDKKCFTKALSRMGGLWRKSHTVWVNVGGLHAGVFVLRRTAALFGSTPEDVREPHIGCESQEINMEEEKVQSARSE
- the thumpd3 gene encoding THUMP domain-containing protein 3 isoform X2, with translation MTSSALKTEMAGVCVDEGHELLQSLTVTIGATVPTGFEHTAAEEVQEKIGATARVSKDRGRIYFEITTDHLHKVHHLKSVDNLFVVVKHYDNYQFKETKEEALLDLQQLAPVLTWNNALEVWKMNNSLKKKRSRKRGAAAPKAKPSNATDPEKPQAEPDASELKEKPGSSCTEQEPGPEGEQESDIQEAEAKPLKFRVTCNRAGDKHSFTSNDAARDFGGAVQEFFQWKADMTRFDVEVLLNIHNNEVVIGIALTEESLHRRNITHFGPTTLRSTLAYGMLRLCKPQISDIIVDPMCGSGAIPLEGVIEWSNSFFISGDNNDMAISRTVNNINYIIKKKQDGGSTSPGLSIDTAQWDLCHLPLRTSSVDILTTDMPFGKRMGSRKKNWDLYPSCLREMARVCRPGTGRAVLLTQDKKCFTKALSRMGGLWRKSHTVWVNVGGLHAGVFVLRRTAALFGSTPEDVREPHIGCESQEINMEEEKVQSARSE
- the thumpd3 gene encoding THUMP domain-containing protein 3 isoform X1 — its product is MTSSALKHVVAEMAGVCVDEGHELLQSLTVTIGATVPTGFEHTAAEEVQEKIGATARVSKDRGRIYFEITTDHLHKVHHLKSVDNLFVVVKHYDNYQFKETKEEALLDLQQLAPVLTWNNALEVWKMNNSLKKKRSRKRGAAAPKAKPSNATDPEKPQAEPDASELKEKPGSSCTEQEPGPEGEQESDIQEAEAKPLKFRVTCNRAGDKHSFTSNDAARDFGGAVQEFFQWKADMTRFDVEVLLNIHNNEVVIGIALTEESLHRRNITHFGPTTLRSTLAYGMLRLCKPQISDIIVDPMCGSGAIPLEGVIEWSNSFFISGDNNDMAISRTVNNINYIIKKKQDGGSTSPGLSIDTAQWDLCHLPLRTSSVDILTTDMPFGKRMGSRKKNWDLYPSCLREMARVCRPGTGRAVLLTQDKKCFTKALSRMGGLWRKSHTVWVNVGGLHAGVFVLRRTAALFGSTPEDVREPHIGCESQEINMEEEKVQSARSE